The following coding sequences are from one Treponema bryantii window:
- the xylA gene encoding xylose isomerase, translating into MSEFFKNIPEIKFEGKDSKNPWAFKYYNPELTIMGKKMSEHLPFAMAWWHNLGANGVDMFGSGTADKSFGQTPGTMEHAKAKVDAGIEFMKKLGIKYYCWHDVDLVPEDPNDINVTNKRLDEISDYILEKTKGTDIKCLWGTANMFGNPRFMNGAGSTNSADVYCFAAAQVKKALEITVKLGGRGYVFWGGREGYETLLNTDVKLEQENIANLMHMAVDYGRSIGFKGDFYIEPKPKEPMSHQYDFDAATAIGFLRQYGLDKDFKMNIEANHASLANHTFQHELCISRINGMLGSVDANQGNPILGWDTDNFPWNVYDATLAMYEVLKAGGLTGGFNFDSKNRRPSNTFEDMFHAYIMGMDTFALGLIKAAEIIEDGRIDGFIKEKYSSYESGIGKKIRDKLTTLEELAARAAEMKKPSDPGSGREEYLEGVVNNILFRG; encoded by the coding sequence ATGAGCGAGTTTTTTAAGAATATTCCTGAGATAAAATTCGAAGGAAAAGATAGCAAAAATCCATGGGCATTCAAGTATTACAATCCTGAATTGACAATCATGGGTAAAAAGATGAGCGAACATCTTCCATTTGCAATGGCATGGTGGCATAACCTTGGCGCTAATGGTGTAGATATGTTCGGTTCTGGAACTGCAGATAAATCTTTTGGACAGACTCCGGGAACTATGGAACATGCAAAAGCTAAGGTTGATGCCGGTATCGAGTTTATGAAAAAACTCGGAATAAAATACTACTGCTGGCATGATGTAGACCTTGTACCAGAAGATCCGAATGATATCAACGTTACAAACAAACGTCTGGATGAAATCTCTGATTATATTCTGGAGAAGACAAAGGGTACCGACATTAAATGCTTGTGGGGAACTGCAAATATGTTCGGTAATCCACGTTTTATGAACGGAGCAGGTTCTACTAACTCTGCAGATGTTTACTGCTTTGCTGCTGCTCAGGTAAAAAAAGCACTTGAGATTACTGTAAAACTTGGTGGTCGCGGTTATGTATTCTGGGGTGGTCGCGAAGGGTATGAAACTCTTCTTAATACAGATGTAAAGCTTGAACAGGAAAACATTGCTAACCTCATGCACATGGCTGTTGATTATGGCCGTTCTATCGGTTTTAAGGGAGATTTCTATATCGAGCCTAAGCCAAAGGAGCCGATGAGTCATCAGTATGATTTTGATGCTGCAACAGCTATCGGTTTCCTTCGTCAGTATGGTCTTGATAAAGACTTTAAGATGAATATCGAAGCTAATCATGCATCTCTTGCAAATCATACTTTCCAGCATGAACTTTGCATCAGCCGCATAAACGGAATGCTTGGTTCTGTAGATGCTAACCAGGGAAATCCAATCCTTGGCTGGGATACAGATAATTTCCCATGGAATGTTTATGATGCAACTCTTGCGATGTACGAAGTTCTGAAGGCTGGTGGTCTTACAGGTGGTTTCAATTTTGATTCTAAAAACCGCCGTCCTTCAAATACATTTGAAGATATGTTCCATGCATACATTATGGGAATGGATACTTTTGCTCTTGGTCTGATTAAGGCTGCAGAAATTATTGAAGACGGACGAATTGACGGCTTCATCAAAGAAAAGTATTCAAGCTACGAAAGTGGTATTGGAAAAAAGATTCGTGATAAACTGACAACTCTTGAAGAACTTGCTGCCCGTGCTGCAGAAATGAAAAAGCCATCTGATCCAGGTTCTGGTCGCGAGGAATATCTGGAAGGAGTTGTTAACAATATCCTCTTTCGCGGATAA
- a CDS encoding L-2-amino-thiazoline-4-carboxylic acid hydrolase, which yields MKDADEILKGKKFIRNEIEKRFDAETSHEVWQLAKKKLEDMLNKYDGLPGGVQAHTHGFIFPAAAIYLALKDKAPEQAFDIMQYTMKEKSSKFGKSLARMTYIPGFKKFFLSMWDSMSHKMFGENAGFQNIFYDCPKGEFRMDITQCPYNKYLTEVGCPELTKLFCENDVYSYGNLPGLKFTRTKTIGTGDDCCDFKMELIH from the coding sequence ATGAAAGATGCAGATGAAATACTAAAAGGAAAAAAGTTCATAAGAAATGAAATTGAAAAACGTTTCGATGCAGAAACAAGCCATGAAGTGTGGCAGTTGGCTAAGAAAAAACTCGAAGATATGTTGAATAAATATGATGGCCTTCCGGGGGGAGTTCAGGCTCATACTCATGGCTTTATTTTTCCCGCAGCAGCAATTTATCTAGCATTAAAGGATAAAGCCCCTGAACAGGCTTTCGACATCATGCAGTACACAATGAAAGAAAAATCATCAAAATTTGGAAAGTCTCTTGCCCGGATGACTTATATTCCAGGCTTCAAAAAGTTCTTCCTTAGCATGTGGGACTCTATGAGTCATAAAATGTTTGGAGAAAATGCAGGCTTTCAGAATATCTTTTATGACTGTCCTAAAGGCGAGTTCCGTATGGATATTACACAGTGTCCTTACAATAAATACCTTACAGAAGTCGGCTGCCCGGAACTTACAAAGCTCTTCTGCGAAAATGATGTTTACAGCTACGGAAATCTTCCCGGCCTTAAGTTTACCAGAACAAAAACAATCGGAACCGGTGACGACTGCTGCGATTTTAAGATGGAATTAATTCACTAG
- a CDS encoding dihydroorotate dehydrogenase yields MDLAEIDENGKGLQFFGKTKVERLEKVEGQPNVYLLQTTIECERPNQAVPKAGQFYLIRSAKSAVHYNRPISVYHSEEWISNEGKKKILVQFMILEKGRGTGELCHMTLWDDISIIGPLGTPWPLEECREIAEKNPDQAKICIIGGGIGVAPVANLASNLPAESYDFYASFKSGSYGLDLIQPKHLFVTTDDGSCGLKGMLPCAFTKEAVKAAGYELILACGPTPALVYVQKLASELGIKCYISMEHRMLCGLGACLGCTIETTKGLKRCCKDGPVFDASEVIFDPPVQRRQPLTTNEEPDLSVDIAGVHFKNPTIASGGTFAFGQNFRGVSDVAAWGGIVSKGVTLEPREGNHGERSLEVAGGNMNSIGLQNPGIPYYIENLLPGMIGLGPVVITNLAGSDIESYVEGAKLLDKTDCDMIELNISCPNIKAAGLAWGMSADTAYYCVSAVRAVTKKPLMVKLSPNAADNRPIAIACIKAGADAISLINMIHGVAIDIDKGKPFFNNVHAGYSGPGLKPLALRIVYDVVQEINKLPPEQRVPVVGIGGICTWQDAVEFIMAGASAVEIGQAKFTNPNVTIDIQNGLKEFMKSHGYHNLSEMRGIAQVARHNKAHTDEKGRFADLKAMMK; encoded by the coding sequence ATGGATTTAGCAGAGATTGATGAAAATGGAAAAGGTTTGCAGTTTTTTGGAAAGACAAAAGTTGAGCGGCTGGAGAAAGTTGAAGGTCAGCCAAATGTATATCTTTTGCAAACGACTATAGAATGTGAACGACCAAATCAGGCTGTTCCTAAAGCAGGCCAGTTTTATTTAATCAGGAGTGCTAAATCCGCTGTTCACTATAACAGACCTATCAGCGTATATCATTCTGAAGAGTGGATAAGTAACGAGGGAAAGAAAAAGATTCTGGTTCAGTTTATGATTCTCGAGAAGGGAAGAGGAACTGGGGAACTTTGTCATATGACTCTTTGGGATGATATTTCTATAATCGGCCCGCTGGGAACTCCCTGGCCGTTAGAAGAATGCAGGGAAATTGCAGAAAAAAATCCGGATCAGGCAAAAATATGTATTATTGGAGGTGGAATTGGAGTTGCACCGGTAGCAAATCTTGCATCAAACCTTCCTGCTGAATCATATGATTTTTATGCCTCATTTAAATCCGGTTCATACGGACTAGACCTGATTCAACCAAAACACCTTTTTGTTACAACCGATGACGGCTCCTGCGGGCTTAAAGGAATGCTTCCCTGCGCATTTACAAAAGAAGCTGTAAAAGCAGCAGGATACGAACTGATTCTGGCTTGTGGTCCAACGCCAGCCCTTGTTTATGTTCAAAAACTAGCTTCTGAATTGGGAATCAAATGCTATATCAGCATGGAACATAGAATGCTCTGTGGTCTTGGAGCCTGCCTTGGTTGTACGATTGAAACTACAAAGGGGCTCAAAAGATGCTGTAAGGATGGTCCTGTTTTTGATGCCTCAGAAGTTATATTTGATCCTCCTGTTCAACGCCGACAGCCGCTAACTACCAATGAAGAACCGGATTTAAGCGTGGACATAGCAGGCGTTCATTTCAAGAATCCAACAATTGCAAGCGGAGGAACCTTTGCTTTTGGACAGAATTTTCGTGGAGTAAGTGATGTAGCTGCATGGGGAGGAATAGTTTCCAAAGGAGTGACTCTTGAACCGCGAGAGGGAAACCATGGGGAGCGAAGCCTGGAGGTCGCTGGCGGAAACATGAATTCCATTGGCTTACAGAATCCGGGAATACCTTATTACATTGAAAATCTTCTTCCAGGAATGATAGGACTTGGTCCTGTTGTAATTACCAACCTTGCAGGAAGTGATATAGAGTCTTATGTAGAAGGAGCGAAGCTGCTCGATAAAACTGACTGTGATATGATAGAGCTTAATATAAGCTGTCCGAATATTAAGGCTGCAGGTTTAGCCTGGGGAATGAGTGCAGATACAGCCTATTATTGTGTTTCTGCAGTACGTGCCGTTACAAAAAAGCCCTTAATGGTAAAACTTTCCCCAAATGCAGCAGACAACCGGCCTATAGCAATAGCCTGTATTAAGGCAGGGGCTGATGCAATCAGTTTAATAAATATGATTCATGGAGTTGCGATCGATATTGATAAAGGAAAACCGTTTTTTAATAATGTTCACGCAGGCTATTCAGGTCCTGGACTTAAGCCTTTAGCTCTTAGAATTGTATATGATGTTGTTCAGGAAATTAATAAACTTCCTCCAGAGCAGAGAGTTCCGGTTGTTGGAATAGGAGGAATTTGTACCTGGCAGGATGCGGTTGAATTCATTATGGCAGGAGCCAGTGCAGTTGAAATAGGGCAGGCTAAATTTACAAATCCTAATGTTACAATTGATATTCAAAATGGCCTTAAAGAGTTTATGAAGAGTCATGGATATCATAACCTTTCAGAAATGAGGGGAATTGCCCAGGTAGCAAGGCATAATAAAGCCCATACAGATGAAAAAGGCCGTTTTGCAGATTTAAAAGCAATGATGAAGTAA
- a CDS encoding PIN domain-containing protein yields MKDKKSDQTVTESNKIFFDTNILVYSVDENDLQKKEIASQLLTDASSSKTGIISTQSLQEFYNVAVKKLKLSKQIAKEYVELFSSQLTVRQVTVPLILNAIDISIKNKLSFWDSLILSSANDNGCIIVYSEDLNNGQIIGGTKILNPFTSV; encoded by the coding sequence ATGAAAGATAAAAAGAGTGATCAAACAGTAACAGAAAGCAATAAAATCTTTTTTGATACAAACATTCTGGTATATTCAGTTGATGAAAATGATTTACAAAAAAAAGAAATTGCATCACAGCTATTAACAGATGCTTCAAGCTCAAAAACTGGTATTATTTCTACTCAGAGTCTTCAAGAATTTTATAATGTTGCCGTAAAGAAGCTCAAACTTTCAAAGCAGATTGCAAAAGAATATGTTGAACTATTTTCCAGTCAACTAACTGTCAGACAAGTCACCGTACCTCTTATCTTGAACGCAATTGATATAAGCATAAAAAACAAACTTTCTTTTTGGGACTCTCTAATTCTCTCTTCTGCCAATGACAATGGCTGCATTATTGTTTATTCAGAAGATTTAAATAATGGTCAGATTATTGGCGGCACAAAGATTCTTAATCCATTTACTTCAGTCTAG
- a CDS encoding efflux RND transporter permease subunit, whose amino-acid sequence MKVSKINTFFRKVGEGQIKHRKLCIAILLIWTLICLSGMRNFRSESTNSDWIVNGSEIQQNSDHFKEMFGNDQYVLVLVQAEDVFAPDVLNMIDRLGDRLETEVPFADKVTSLTNITVPIGVDDGLDVKSPFDDGIPTDPKKLTEIKKFMLSRESIVNNLVSDDAKETWITLKLRPFQNESEDVSKVGHTAEKVIMSDEFKSDKWSLMPIGSAYTTAEKEDVLTKDMATRIVLGLIVMLLCLIIFVRTVSGVIVPFLATILGIGTVLGFTGLLKIPADSDLMSLPLLLGMALSIGYALHYINAFKMHFRQTGKRKESVIMAVEDSGWPILFTVITTAASLLSFMFAAIRPMLWLGAVAASVVVMVYFYVIILIPIFLSYGKDKQPEAIETKGATKADLAFESFGKKIVKHSKLVTIISILVIAACIPGLLKMEVNMDYLKFMGNKVPFVQRIEKILETKIGNLYSYDVMIEFDEDDAFKDPLNMLALEDLEKDLGKLQMTKITNGKPRVRSITRMVKEMNRVFNSDDMAYYTIPEDPELLAQLLFFYEISDSESLFSELTENYSAAYVHVEISDYNANMIVEDITKAEAYARNYFPGAKVAVVGTIAENAAMNETVVKSELKSFGSSFIMIAILMIIVFASIRTGLISMIPNLAPVLLIGAVMGYSHMPLDEMTMMVMPMILGIAVDDTIHFSNHIKTKLETGRSYKEAVTESFREIGKTMGTTTFILCLMFLMYCFSPITAMFRIGLLSMVGLGSALVADYTLTPALIYLLKPLGKTNSDIE is encoded by the coding sequence ATGAAAGTTTCAAAAATCAATACCTTCTTCCGTAAGGTTGGAGAAGGCCAGATAAAGCATCGTAAGCTTTGCATAGCAATTCTTTTAATCTGGACTCTTATCTGTCTTTCAGGAATGCGCAATTTCCGTTCTGAAAGTACAAACAGCGACTGGATTGTAAACGGAAGTGAAATCCAGCAGAACTCGGATCATTTTAAGGAAATGTTCGGCAATGACCAGTATGTCTTAGTATTGGTTCAGGCTGAAGATGTGTTTGCGCCAGATGTTCTTAATATGATTGACCGTCTTGGTGACAGACTCGAAACAGAAGTTCCTTTTGCAGACAAGGTTACTTCGCTTACAAATATTACAGTTCCAATTGGAGTTGATGATGGTCTTGATGTAAAGAGTCCTTTTGATGATGGTATTCCAACAGATCCGAAAAAACTCACCGAAATCAAAAAGTTCATGCTCAGCCGTGAGTCTATCGTAAACAATCTTGTTTCTGATGACGCAAAGGAAACCTGGATAACCTTAAAGCTTCGTCCATTCCAGAACGAAAGTGAAGACGTAAGTAAAGTAGGTCATACCGCAGAAAAAGTCATTATGAGTGATGAGTTTAAAAGTGATAAATGGTCTCTCATGCCAATTGGAAGCGCCTACACTACCGCAGAAAAAGAAGATGTACTTACAAAGGATATGGCAACAAGAATAGTACTCGGACTAATTGTAATGCTCCTTTGTCTGATTATTTTTGTACGTACAGTTTCCGGAGTTATTGTACCTTTCCTTGCAACAATTCTTGGAATTGGAACGGTACTTGGTTTTACAGGGCTTCTTAAAATTCCGGCTGATTCAGATTTAATGTCACTTCCACTTCTTCTTGGAATGGCTCTTTCCATTGGTTATGCCCTGCACTATATCAATGCATTTAAGATGCACTTCAGACAGACCGGTAAACGCAAAGAATCTGTTATTATGGCTGTAGAAGATTCAGGCTGGCCAATTCTGTTCACGGTTATTACAACCGCCGCTTCTCTGCTTTCATTTATGTTTGCTGCCATCAGACCAATGCTCTGGCTTGGTGCTGTTGCTGCAAGTGTAGTAGTAATGGTTTATTTTTATGTAATCATTCTTATTCCAATTTTCTTAAGCTATGGTAAAGACAAGCAGCCTGAAGCAATAGAAACAAAAGGTGCTACAAAGGCAGACCTGGCATTCGAAAGCTTTGGTAAAAAAATCGTAAAACACAGTAAGCTTGTTACAATCATTTCTATACTTGTTATTGCTGCCTGTATTCCGGGACTTCTTAAAATGGAAGTAAACATGGATTATTTAAAGTTCATGGGAAACAAGGTTCCATTTGTTCAGCGAATTGAAAAAATCCTTGAAACAAAAATCGGAAACCTTTACAGCTATGATGTTATGATTGAGTTTGATGAGGATGATGCATTTAAAGATCCTTTGAATATGCTTGCTCTCGAAGATCTGGAAAAAGATTTAGGTAAGCTTCAGATGACAAAAATCACAAACGGAAAACCACGTGTGCGCAGCATTACAAGAATGGTAAAAGAGATGAACCGCGTTTTCAACAGTGATGATATGGCTTATTACACAATTCCAGAAGATCCGGAGCTTCTTGCCCAGCTTCTCTTCTTCTATGAAATTTCAGACAGTGAATCTCTTTTCAGTGAGCTTACAGAAAATTACAGCGCAGCTTATGTTCATGTAGAAATTTCAGATTACAATGCAAACATGATTGTAGAAGATATTACAAAGGCAGAAGCATATGCCCGTAATTACTTCCCAGGTGCAAAGGTTGCTGTGGTTGGAACTATTGCCGAAAACGCAGCTATGAACGAAACAGTCGTAAAGAGTGAACTTAAATCATTCGGTTCTTCGTTCATCATGATTGCCATCCTTATGATTATTGTTTTTGCAAGCATCAGAACAGGTCTTATTTCCATGATTCCAAACCTTGCGCCCGTTCTTTTGATTGGAGCAGTTATGGGCTACAGTCATATGCCGCTCGACGAGATGACAATGATGGTTATGCCTATGATTCTTGGAATCGCAGTTGATGATACAATCCACTTCTCAAATCATATAAAAACCAAACTGGAGACAGGCCGCTCTTATAAGGAAGCAGTAACTGAAAGCTTCCGCGAGATTGGCAAAACTATGGGAACAACAACCTTTATCTTGTGTTTAATGTTCCTTATGTACTGCTTCAGCCCGATTACGGCTATGTTCAGAATTGGTCTTCTTTCAATGGTGGGACTTGGTTCTGCGCTCGTTGCAGACTACACTCTCACCCCGGCTTTGATTTACCTCCTCAAGCCACTCGGAAAAACTAATTCTGATATAGAATAA
- a CDS encoding helix-turn-helix transcriptional regulator, with the protein MNETLRSLREQNNYSQAAVASYLGISRQMYIKYETGAAIPPVKVVTDLSNFYRVPYDVIIEDKLNQSINNKLENSKSSKYPHQRSEDITWELHEPGAIYSPQETSSSYYLKAILEMLPKLVYKEQLKVLEKVSGMVQTATEEKLKSKKQNSFYNKLTELNNKYHPNSHGEKWTREELYER; encoded by the coding sequence ATGAATGAAACTTTGAGAAGTTTAAGAGAACAGAATAATTATTCTCAGGCGGCAGTGGCTTCATATCTTGGAATTTCAAGACAGATGTATATTAAATATGAAACTGGAGCCGCCATACCACCCGTTAAGGTTGTTACTGATCTTTCCAATTTTTATCGAGTTCCTTATGATGTTATTATTGAAGATAAGTTGAATCAATCTATAAATAATAAACTTGAGAATTCAAAGTCATCTAAGTATCCACATCAAAGAAGTGAAGATATTACCTGGGAACTTCATGAACCAGGTGCAATTTATAGCCCACAGGAAACCTCATCTTCATATTATCTCAAAGCAATTCTCGAAATGCTTCCAAAACTTGTTTATAAGGAACAGTTAAAAGTTCTTGAGAAAGTTTCAGGAATGGTTCAGACAGCTACAGAAGAAAAACTTAAATCTAAAAAACAAAATTCTTTTTATAATAAGTTAACGGAACTGAATAATAAATATCATCCAAACTCTCATGGAGAAAAATGGACTAGAGAGGAATTATATGAAAGATAA